The following is a genomic window from Micromonospora cathayae.
GCGGCGGCGGGTGGGCCGGGTCGGGGCGAGCACCTCCACCTCGAACCCGGCCCGGGTGAGGACCTCGATCGCGTGCTGCTCGGCACCGCCCAGCCCGGCCACCTGCGCCGGAGTGTCGAGCAGCACGGTGACCAGGCAGTCGGCACAACCCTCACCCCTGATCCGGCAACTGCTGCAGTCGATGAGCACGGCTTCCTCCCGAAGCGATGCGGCGCGGCCCCGGATCACCAGCCCGCAGCGAACCCGGCACCGTCGGTCATCACGACGGTAGGTCAGGGGTACGACAGATTCGCCCGTCCGGGGAGGATCCGGCCCCACCCGGCGTGCTCAGGACCGGGCGAGCCGCCGCAGCAGCGAGTCCGCGCCGAGCGGGTACGCGCCGTGCCGGCGTACCCCGTCCGCGACCTCACGGTCGGAGGAGATCACCACCACCGGCCGGCCCGGCGGTTCGGCCCGGACCAGGCGGCGGATCAGCTCGTCGGCGGTCTCCCCCTTGCGGGAGAAGAGCACCCGGACCCCGCGCGGGGCCGGCGGCAGCCCGTGCATCCGTTCCGCGCCGTCGAAGACCACGGTGACCTCGTCGCCGGTCTGTGCGGCGATCCCGCCGAGACCGGTGATCAGGCGCTTGCGCTGCTGCTCCAGGGACATGTCACCGAAGCCGCGCTTGGTCACGTTGTAGCCGTCCACCACCAGGTGCGCGCGGGGCAGCGCGAGCAGCTGGTCCAACCGGGCCGGATCGTCGGTGTCCCGGGCCCGGGCGGCCGGACCGGCCGGGGCCGTGGTCGGCTGGTCGGCGAAGGTGTCGGCGACGAAGTCGGCGGGCAGCCGGTCCACCGGGTCCAGGGCCAGCTCGCGGCGGAGCCCGACGGCCGCCTGGCCGATCGTCTCCAGCAGCAGCCACAGCCGGGCGTCGTCGACCGACCGGGCCTCCTTCGCGCTGGCCCGGGCCACTCCGGCGGCGGCTTCCGCCTCGGCCAGCCGGGCCCGGGCCCGACGCAGCTCGGCGTCCAGGTCGGCGGCGGCCCGGGTGGCCCGGCCCCGTTCGGTGGCGAGCAGCTCGTTGGCGCGGCGTTCCCGGGCCTGGGTCTCCCGCAGCGTCCGGGCGAGCACCCGGTGCTCCTCGCGGAGCTGCCCCAACTCGTCGCGGACCCGGGCCAGCTCGTCGCGGAGTTTCTCGGCCTCCACCCGGGCCACCGCCCGGTCGTGTTCGGCCCGGGTGGCCCGCTGCTCGGCCTCCCGGACCAGCTCGGCGACGACCGCGCTGTCCGCCTCGGCGCGTACCGCCGCGCCGCTGGCCTCGATCAGGCTCCGCCAACCGGTGGGCCGGACGAGGTACGCCAACGCGGCCACCTCGACCGGGTCGGCGGCGGCCGGCGCGGTGCCCTCGACCACCGCGGTGCCCAGGTCACCGGCGTCGGCCAGCACCCGGGCGGTGACCCGCTGCCGGAACAGCGGGTCGGCGGTCAGCTGCGTGGCGATGGCCGGCGCGCCGAGCCGGGCCCGCCGGTTGGGGGCGAACTTGGCGACCCGGCGCAGCGGCACCGGCACCTCGTCGCCGGGGAGGCCGGGCAGCACGGCGGCGGTGAGCGCCACGATCCGCTGCCGGACCGGTTCGGGCAGCACCGGCTCGGGCTCCAGCGCCTCCGTCCCGCCGGTCGCCGCCGCAGCGGGAGGCACCTCCGGGCCGGTGGTCGCCTCCGGGCCGGTCGCCGCCTCCGGAGCGGTGCTCGCCTCCGGGACGGTCGTCGCCTCCGGAACGCTGACCGTCTCCGGGACGGTGGTCGCCTCCCGACCGGTCGTCGCGTCCGGAGGGACCGTCGCCTCCGGACCGGCACCGAGCCCAGCGTCGACCGCCCCCTGGTCGGGGAGGGGGTCGTCGGACGGCGCGGTGAGGGGCATGTGGCAAGTCTCCCACCGGGACCGGGCCCACCGCCCGGTGAGTGAGCCGATCTCTCATCCTAAGCCCGTGGTAACGGCTGGGACGGTTGATACGGGAGTGCCGGAGTGTCGCACCCGGCAACTAGCGTGCCGCCCGTGACCGCAGCGGAGTACGTGCAGGAGACGCTGGCCGGGCTGGGGCCGGTCGGCTCGGGCGTGGACCCGGCGCTCCCGCTGCACGCGGTCACCTTCGTGGTGGTCGACCTGGAGACCACCGGCGGCGCGCCGGACGGCGGCGGGATCACCGAGATCGGCGCGGTCAAGGTACGCGGTGGCGAGGAGCTGGGCGTGCTGGGCACCCTGGTCAACCCCGGTCAGCCGGTCCCGCCGTTCATCACCGTGCTGACCGGCATCACCGAGGCGATGCTGCTGCCGGCGCCGCCGATCGAGCAGGTGCTGCCGAGTTTCCTGGAGTTCATCACCGACGCGGTGCTGGTGGCCCACAACGCCCCGTACGACGTGGGTTTCCTCAAGGCCGCCTGCGCGAAGCACGGCTACCGCTGGCCAAACCCGCGGGTGCTGGACACGGCGGCGCTGGCCCGCCGGGTGCTCACCGCCGACGAGGTGCCCAACCGCAAGCTCGGCACCCTCGCCGCGTACTTCCGGACCGCCACCCGGCCCACCCACCGGGCGCTGGACGACGCCCGGGCCACCGTCGACGTGCTGCACGGGTTGATCGGCCGGCTGGGCGGGCACCGGGTGCACACCCTGGGCGACGCGATCGAGTTCGCCCGGGCGGTCTCCCCCACCCAGCGTCGCAAGCGGTACCTCGCCGAGGGGCTGCCGAAGGCGCCCGGGGTGTACATCTTCCGGGCCGCCGACGACCGGCCGCTCTACGTCGGCACCTCCGGGGACATCGCGACCCGGGTCCGCAGCTACTTCACCGCCGCCGAGAAGCGGGCCCGGATCTCCGAGATGCTGGCCGCCGCCGAGCGGGTGGAGGCGGTCGAGTGCGCCCACTCCCTGGAGGCGGAGGTACGGGAGCTGCGGTTGATCGCGGCGCACGCCCCGCCGTACAACCGGCGGTCGAAGTTCCCCGAGCGGGTGGTCTGGCTGAAGCTCACCGGCGGGCCGTACCCGCGGCTGTCGGTGGTCCGGGAGGTCGGGCCGGCCGACGACGCGTACCTGGGGCCGTTCGGGTCGCGGCGGGCGGCGGAGCTGGCGGCGGCGGCGTTCCACGACGCGCTGCCGCTGCGCCAGTGCACGCACCGCCTGTCGCTGCGGGTGGTGACGCCGGCCTGCGCGCTGGCCGAGCTGGGTCGCTGCCCGGCGCCCTGCGAACACCGGATCACCCCCGAGGAGTACGACCACCGCGCGGCGCTGCCGTTCCGCACCGCCACCGTGAGCGATCCGCAGCCGGTGGTGGACGCGCTGCTGGCCCGGATCGACGCGCTCGCCGCCGACCAGCGGTACGAGGAGGCGGCGGTGGTCCGGTCCCGGCTGGCGGCGGTGCTGCGGGCCACGGTACGGATGCAACGACTGGCCGGGCTGACCCGGATCGCCGAGCTGGCCGCCGCCCGGCCGGCCGCCGGTGGCGGCTGGGAGCTGGCGCTGGTGCGGCACGGCCGGCTCGCCGGAGCCGGGGTCTCCCCACCGAGGGTCCACCCTCGACCGACGTTGCAGCTGATCCGGGCCACCGCCGAGACGGTCTCACCCGGGCACGGGCCGGTCCCGGCGGCCACCGCCGAGGAGACCGAACGGATCCTGTCCTGGTTGGAGCGACCGGAGACCCGGCTGGTCGAGATGTCGTCCGGTTGGTCCTCTCCGGTCGGCGGCGCGGCCCGGTTCCGGAGCCTGCTGGCGAAAGCGGAAGACGCGGTGTCGGCCCAACTATCGACCGAACGCTCATGAGCAACTGACCAAACGGATGACGGGACCTCACATAGGCTGTTAGAGAAGTGCAGTCCTGCCCGTTTCGTGGGCCTGCTCCCGGTTATCGGAGAAGGTGACCGTGGAGCCAGGGTGAGGAGGTGTCCCAGGTGGACGTCGACGCCGGACACGGCGCCGCCCTGGGGGGCGCCCTTCCCACACCGGCCGGCGACCTGCCGCTGGCCCGCCGCCTGCGGTCGCTGCTGTCCTGGCCGGCCGCCGACAACGACCCGGTCACCCAGCTGGTCCGCGCCCACCGGGGCATCCATCCGAGCGCCGACGCGGCGGTGCTGCGCAAGGCGTACTCCATCGCGGAGAACATGCACCGCGGCCAGTTCCGCAAGAGCGGTGAGCCGTACATCACCCACCCGTTCGCGGTCGCGCAGATCTGCGCGGACCTGGGCATGGACACCACCACCCTGGTCGCCGCGCTGCTGCACGACACGGTGGAGGACACCCGCTACACCCTCCAGGCGCTGGCCGGGGACTTCGGCCACGAGGTGGCCCACCTGGTCGACGGGGTGACCAAGTTCGACAAGGCGTTCTACGGCAAGGCCGCCGAGGCGGAGACCATCCGGAAGATGATCATCGCGGCGGGCAAGGACGTCCGGGTCCTGATCATCAAGCTGGCCGACCGGCTGCACAACATGCGGACCCTCGGCGTCCGCTCGGCGGCCTCCCGCAACCGGATCGCCACCAAGACCCTCGACGTGCTGGTGCCGCTCTGCGACCGGCTCGGCATCCAGGCCCTCAAACGCGAGCTGGACGACGTGGTGCTGCTGCACCTCCAGCCGGAGGAGTACACCCGCATCCAGCGGTTCGTGCACGACCGGCCGGGCTGGGACGCGTACCTGCGGGAGGTCACCGCCCGGACCCGGGTGGCGCTGCGCCGCAGCCGGGTGGACGCGACCGTGGACCCCCGGCCCCGGCACCTCTACTCGATCTGGAAGGACACCGTCGCCGGCAACCACGCCATGCCGTTCGACCTGCCCCGGATCGCGATCGTGGTGGACGGTCCGGCCACCGACTGTTACGCCGCCCTCGGCGCGGTGCACGGGCTGTGGCGGCCGGTGCCGGGCCGGTTCAAGGACTTCATTGCCTCCCCGAAGAACAACCTCTACCGCTCGCTGCACACCACCGTGATCGGCCCGCAGGACCGTACCGTCGAGGTGCTGATCCGCACCCAGGAGATGCACCGCAGCGCCGAGTACGGCGTCGCCGCCGACTTCCGCTTCCCCCGCCCGGAAGGCTCGGCCCGCGCCCAGCAACTCGACTGGCTGCGCCGGGTGCTGGACTGGGAGCAGGACGCCCCCGACCCGAACCAGTTCCTCCGGTCGCTGCGCTGCGACCTGTCCGAGGCGCAGATCCAGGTGTTCGCCGAGGGCCGGCAGGTCCTGCTGCCCGCCGGGGCCACCCCGGTCGACCTGGCGTACGAGCTGGGCACCGAGCGGGGCGACCGGTGCCTCGCCGCCAAGATCAACGGCCGGCTGGCGCCGCTGTCCTCGCAGCTCGACGAGGGCGACGTGGTGGAGATCTTCACCGAGACCGACACCGACAACGGCCTCGACCCGCTCGGCGTGCCCCGGGGGCCCCGCCGGGAATGGCTGGACTTCGTCAAGTCGCCGCACGCCCAGATGCAGATCAACCGGTGGTTCGCCGACCACACCGAGCCGGGCATCTCGATCGCCGACAAGGTCCGGCTGGGCCGGGCCACCATCGGCTTGGCGCTGCGCAAGCACGACCGGGGCCTGGCCAGCGACCTGCCGCTGCTGCGGCTGTCCGAGGAGCTCGGCTACCCCGACCTGGAGACCATGCTGGTGGCCGTCTTCGACCGGGCCCTCGAACCGGACACCGTGGTCACCCAGCTCATCGACCTGGTCGACCACCGGCAGTGACGGTTTCCCGCACCCGGTGGCCCGACCGGTACGCCCCGGCCACTAGCCTGAGGGCATGATCCCCCGTTCCCGCGCCACCGCTCGGGCCGTCGTCTACCGGACCTTCTACCGCCTGCCGGTGTCGATGCGCCGACGGCTGGTCCGGCTGACCGTCCCGAAGTACATCGTCGGCGCGGTGACCCTGGTCCGGGACAGCGAGGCGGCCCCACCCGGCCGGCTGCTGCTGCTGCGCCAGCCCCCCGGCCACAGCTGGAGCCTCCCCGCCGGTCTGCTGAAGCGCGGTGAGGACCCGGTGGTGGGCGCGGCCCGTGAGCTGGCCGAGGAGTCCGGCCTCCGGCTCTCCCCCGACCGGTTGCGCCCGGCCGTGCCGAACGCCGTGGTGCACGCCAAGGGCTGGGTGGACGTGGTCTTCGAGGCGGACGTGCCGGCGGCACAGGCCGAGCTGGTGGTCGACGGCGCAGAGGTCTTCGAGGCCGCCTGGCACCGGCTGGACGACCTGCCCCGGCTGAGCCGGGCCACCGCCCGGCTGCTCGCCTACTACGGCATCGGCCCGCTCGCCACCGGGACGGACGCGTGAGCGACGCGGTGCAGGTCTGCGCGGTGGTGCTCGCCGCCGGGGAGGGCACCCGGCTGCGCCCGCTGACCGAACGGCTGCCCAAGGCGCTCTGCCCGGTGGGCAACGTCCCGCTGCTGGACCTGGCCCTGGAGCGGGTCGCCGGGCTCGGCCTGACCGGCCCCGGCCAGGTCGCGGTGAACGCCTGCTACCTGGGTGACCAGGTGGTCCGGCACGTCGGCTCCCGGGCGCACCTCTCGGTCGAGCCGGGTGACCCGCTGGGTACCGCCGGCGGGATCGGCAACCTGCGGGACTGGATCGCCGGCCGGGGCGTACTGGTCGGCAACGCCGACGCCTACCTGGCCCATCCGGACGCCGCGCCCGGCCCGGACGTCGCCGCTCTGCTCGACGGTTGGGACGGGGAGACGGTACGCCTGCTCGGCCAGCCCGCGCCGGACCCGGCCGAGCCGGGCACCTTCGACGGCCACCGGTTCGTCGGCTTCTCGCTGCTGCCCTGGCGACTGGTCCGTGACCTGCCGCCGACCTTCGGTGACCTGGTACGCGCGGTCTGGCGGCCGGCGGAGGCGGCCGGGGCGCTGGAGGTGGTGCCGTTCACCGGCACCTTCTACGACACCGGTACCCCCGGCGACTACCTCGCGGCGAACCTGCACGCCGCCGGGGGCGGGTGCCTGCTCGATCCGGGTGCCACGGTGACCGGCCAGTGCCGGCAGGCGGTGGTCGGGGCGGGCGCGACGGTGGCCGGCACGGCCATCCGCGCGGTGGTCTGGCCGGGCGCGACGGTACGCCGGGACGAGTTCCTCCGCGACGCGATCCGGGCCGGCGTAGACCTCACCGTCCCTGCCTGACCCGCAGCGCGGGCACCCACCGCTCTCCGCCCGGCTCGTGCCGGCCTGGCCGGCAGCGCCTGGCCGCACCGGGACCGACCGACCCACTAGCATGGGCTCGACGTCGACGAACGGAGAACTCTCCCGTGATCACCGCCATCGTGCTGATCGACTGCGCCACCGACTCGATTCCCGAGGTGGCCGAGGCGTTGGCCGCTCTGCCCGGGGTCAGCGAGGTCTACTCGGTAGCCGGTCACGTGGATCTGATCGCCATGGTCCGGGTCCGGGAGTTCGAGCAGATCGCCCAGGTGATCGCCGGCAGCATCTCCAAGGTGCCCGGGGTGATCAACACCGAGTCGCACATCGCCTTCCGGGCGTACTCGCAGCACGACCTGGAGGAGGCGTTCGCGATCGGCCTCGCCAACGCCGACTGACCGCCGACGCCCCGCTTCCCCCAGCGCCCGACGGCCGTGGGGCCACCGCCGGACACACCCGTGCGCCGGTCCACCCCGTGGTGGACCGGCGCACCGGGTTCGGTCGTCAGCTACCCGTGGGGGCCGGCGTGACCCCGCCCTGCCCCGGAGCGCTGCGGCTCGGGGCCGGCGTGCTCGCCGGGCCACCCGAGGTGGGCGGCGACGCGGGCCGGCTCACCGACGGGGCCGGAGCGGGCGTACCGCTGGCCCCCGGGCTGGCCGTACCGCTGGCGCTGGCCTGCGGGACCGGGACGCCCAGCTCCTCCGCCAGGGCCACCAGCGAGTCGTAGTGCATCTGGAGGACCGGCAGGGCGTCCTGGGCGAGCTGTACCACGGACTGCTCGGAGCCCTGCGAGATCTCGGTCTGGGTGGCCTGGATGGCCTGGACGTGGCCGGCCAGTTCGGCGGTCACCCACTGCTTGTCGAACTGGGCGCCACTGACGTTGTTGAGCTGGTTCACCACCGCCTGCTGGTCGGCGGTGGGCTCACCCGGCAGGTTGACGTTCAGCTGCTTCGCGATCTGCTGCACCTGCTGGTCGAGCTGCGTGTGGTCGGTGACGAACTGCCCACCGAGCTGCTTGACCTGCTCGTTCTGCCCCTTCTGCTGGGCCAGCTTGCCGGTGACGATCTCGGCCAGGTTCACCTGGTGGATCGCCTGCAGGTACTGGCGGTCCTGGGTCGACGGCTGCGCCGCCTGCGCGGCGGCGGCGGGGGCCAGCCCGGCCAGCGTCAGGGCGACCAGCACCCCGAGCCGTTTCATACCCCTCATGTTTCCCTCCCCGTGGTCGTTGGACCGCACGGATACCCCACTGGCCGGGTTTAACCCCCCGCCGGTGCCGCCGCGCCGAGGGTCGGGTGACGGAGCCACCGACCCGGCACCGACGGCCGGCTACGGCCGGGCCGGAAACGGCCGCGACAGGGTCGGGACCGGCCAGGTCGGCCCGGGAACGGCCAAGGTCGGGGTCCGCGTACCCAACAGGGGCCGGAAACGACGTGACGCCCGCCGGATTCCGGCGGGCGTCACGTGCGGTGTGTCAGTCGGGTGATCAGTGCCGGCTGGGGCCGCTGCCGATCTCCTCACGCTCCGGTCGGGGCTCGACCGGGGGGTGTCCCGGCGAGACCGGGGCCTCGACCGGCTTCTCGATCGGGTAGAAGAAGCCCTTGATGGCCGGGCCGAGCGCGCCGAGCCGGTTCATCTTCTTGGGCACCACCCAGCCGACGTACTCCAGCTCACCGTGGCCGTCGTGGCCGTCACCGGCGCTGAGCGGCTGGTGCACCTCGACGAACCGGCCGTCCGGCAGCCGCCGGATGATGCCGGTCTCCACGCCGTGCGCCAGGACCTCGCGGTCGTGCTGCTGGAGCCCGAGGCAGATCCGGTGCGTGACGTAGTAGGCCAGCGGCGGCAGGATCAGCAGACCGATCCGGCCGGCCCAGGTCATCGCGTTCAGGCTGATCTGGAACTTGTCCGCGATCACGTCGTTCGCGCCGGAGAGCGTCAGGACCAGCCAGAAGGCGATGGCCATCGCGCCGAGGGCGGTCCGGTGCGGAACGTCCCGGGGACGCTGGAGCAGGTTGTGCGCCCGGTAGTCCTTCCGCTGCCGTGCCTCGATGAACGGATACAGCATCGGTAGCACGGTCAGGAAGCCCGGTAGCACCACGGTCGGCCAGAACAGCGGCGGTATGACGTACCCGTCGCCGATCGGGATGGTG
Proteins encoded in this region:
- a CDS encoding NYN domain-containing protein, with the protein product MPLTAPSDDPLPDQGAVDAGLGAGPEATVPPDATTGREATTVPETVSVPEATTVPEASTAPEAATGPEATTGPEVPPAAAATGGTEALEPEPVLPEPVRQRIVALTAAVLPGLPGDEVPVPLRRVAKFAPNRRARLGAPAIATQLTADPLFRQRVTARVLADAGDLGTAVVEGTAPAAADPVEVAALAYLVRPTGWRSLIEASGAAVRAEADSAVVAELVREAEQRATRAEHDRAVARVEAEKLRDELARVRDELGQLREEHRVLARTLRETQARERRANELLATERGRATRAAADLDAELRRARARLAEAEAAAGVARASAKEARSVDDARLWLLLETIGQAAVGLRRELALDPVDRLPADFVADTFADQPTTAPAGPAARARDTDDPARLDQLLALPRAHLVVDGYNVTKRGFGDMSLEQQRKRLITGLGGIAAQTGDEVTVVFDGAERMHGLPPAPRGVRVLFSRKGETADELIRRLVRAEPPGRPVVVISSDREVADGVRRHGAYPLGADSLLRRLARS
- a CDS encoding DEDD exonuclease domain-containing protein, with translation MTAAEYVQETLAGLGPVGSGVDPALPLHAVTFVVVDLETTGGAPDGGGITEIGAVKVRGGEELGVLGTLVNPGQPVPPFITVLTGITEAMLLPAPPIEQVLPSFLEFITDAVLVAHNAPYDVGFLKAACAKHGYRWPNPRVLDTAALARRVLTADEVPNRKLGTLAAYFRTATRPTHRALDDARATVDVLHGLIGRLGGHRVHTLGDAIEFARAVSPTQRRKRYLAEGLPKAPGVYIFRAADDRPLYVGTSGDIATRVRSYFTAAEKRARISEMLAAAERVEAVECAHSLEAEVRELRLIAAHAPPYNRRSKFPERVVWLKLTGGPYPRLSVVREVGPADDAYLGPFGSRRAAELAAAAFHDALPLRQCTHRLSLRVVTPACALAELGRCPAPCEHRITPEEYDHRAALPFRTATVSDPQPVVDALLARIDALAADQRYEEAAVVRSRLAAVLRATVRMQRLAGLTRIAELAAARPAAGGGWELALVRHGRLAGAGVSPPRVHPRPTLQLIRATAETVSPGHGPVPAATAEETERILSWLERPETRLVEMSSGWSSPVGGAARFRSLLAKAEDAVSAQLSTERS
- a CDS encoding RelA/SpoT family protein translates to MDVDAGHGAALGGALPTPAGDLPLARRLRSLLSWPAADNDPVTQLVRAHRGIHPSADAAVLRKAYSIAENMHRGQFRKSGEPYITHPFAVAQICADLGMDTTTLVAALLHDTVEDTRYTLQALAGDFGHEVAHLVDGVTKFDKAFYGKAAEAETIRKMIIAAGKDVRVLIIKLADRLHNMRTLGVRSAASRNRIATKTLDVLVPLCDRLGIQALKRELDDVVLLHLQPEEYTRIQRFVHDRPGWDAYLREVTARTRVALRRSRVDATVDPRPRHLYSIWKDTVAGNHAMPFDLPRIAIVVDGPATDCYAALGAVHGLWRPVPGRFKDFIASPKNNLYRSLHTTVIGPQDRTVEVLIRTQEMHRSAEYGVAADFRFPRPEGSARAQQLDWLRRVLDWEQDAPDPNQFLRSLRCDLSEAQIQVFAEGRQVLLPAGATPVDLAYELGTERGDRCLAAKINGRLAPLSSQLDEGDVVEIFTETDTDNGLDPLGVPRGPRREWLDFVKSPHAQMQINRWFADHTEPGISIADKVRLGRATIGLALRKHDRGLASDLPLLRLSEELGYPDLETMLVAVFDRALEPDTVVTQLIDLVDHRQ
- a CDS encoding NUDIX hydrolase; this translates as MIPRSRATARAVVYRTFYRLPVSMRRRLVRLTVPKYIVGAVTLVRDSEAAPPGRLLLLRQPPGHSWSLPAGLLKRGEDPVVGAARELAEESGLRLSPDRLRPAVPNAVVHAKGWVDVVFEADVPAAQAELVVDGAEVFEAAWHRLDDLPRLSRATARLLAYYGIGPLATGTDA
- a CDS encoding nucleotidyltransferase family protein, with the translated sequence MSDAVQVCAVVLAAGEGTRLRPLTERLPKALCPVGNVPLLDLALERVAGLGLTGPGQVAVNACYLGDQVVRHVGSRAHLSVEPGDPLGTAGGIGNLRDWIAGRGVLVGNADAYLAHPDAAPGPDVAALLDGWDGETVRLLGQPAPDPAEPGTFDGHRFVGFSLLPWRLVRDLPPTFGDLVRAVWRPAEAAGALEVVPFTGTFYDTGTPGDYLAANLHAAGGGCLLDPGATVTGQCRQAVVGAGATVAGTAIRAVVWPGATVRRDEFLRDAIRAGVDLTVPA
- a CDS encoding Lrp/AsnC family transcriptional regulator, which produces MITAIVLIDCATDSIPEVAEALAALPGVSEVYSVAGHVDLIAMVRVREFEQIAQVIAGSISKVPGVINTESHIAFRAYSQHDLEEAFAIGLANAD
- a CDS encoding DUF4142 domain-containing protein, which gives rise to MRGMKRLGVLVALTLAGLAPAAAAQAAQPSTQDRQYLQAIHQVNLAEIVTGKLAQQKGQNEQVKQLGGQFVTDHTQLDQQVQQIAKQLNVNLPGEPTADQQAVVNQLNNVSGAQFDKQWVTAELAGHVQAIQATQTEISQGSEQSVVQLAQDALPVLQMHYDSLVALAEELGVPVPQASASGTASPGASGTPAPAPSVSRPASPPTSGGPASTPAPSRSAPGQGGVTPAPTGS